The window TCCACCTTCTCTTTCCTCTTTCTTCAAATTTATTGTATTTGCCTAGGTGCATGTGTAGAGGCAGACTCTTGCATAAGGAGCCCATTCTCCAAATTTGTTCATGTCTCTCTATGCCGCAGAGGCAAAAGTGCCATGTAAGCGGGCTATGCGCCTGCAATTACTTGCTCTTATGTCAAATGATTTAATTGGTCTATATGATGAAAAAAAGATTTGTTTTGTCCTTGCATATTGAAATTCTACGTCATCTAATCTAAATCCTTAAGCCTGGACTACTCATGGCGCATATGCATTAACTTCATCAACTCTGTCGGTACATTTTTTTTGTGAGGGGTCAACTTAGTCACTTACTTGGCACACTGGCCACACCGTTGTATAACACCCACAAGTAGGGAGACCTATATTAAGGAGATGCTCCATCGAGCTTTTGGGTTCATATATTCGAGGTCGGTTGTTCACTCTACAGCTTGAACCTAGCTAGTATTAAAAGACCAAGTTAATGATTACATAAACATGATTTTGTTGAAACAATTATACCAGCCTATTTATAGCCAAAGATGGTCACAGAGAACCAAATCAGGagattacacatgcgaaacactacaAATGGAAAACACTACGGCGGTAGGGCTTGGACCGGCCAAAAAAGGAAAACATAGCTAAAGCTCATGATCCGATCCAGGGACACGGGCACCAATGTCCAATACCACTGAATGTGGCTCGTACAAAGGAGTTAATGATTTAAAGAATAGTCATTACATAATAGAACACTTGGCATGCCAAAAATCATCATCACCACTATTTTCATTGGCGTGCTAAAAAATCCTACCTTGATCACCATGTTCTTCGCCCTGTGTCCGGTGGTTACCGTTGCTCCTTATTCTCTTTATAACGATAACATATGAATATCAAGAGTACATCCCACCTCTGCAACAAAATATGTTCCAGAGCTAGTCAAGACATGAATCATGCACACATCAAATTATTTACAAAAATGAAAACAATTGGCATGATCCTAATAGTCATGTAGCAACATCAACCACCCTGGTGGCAGCACCCCAACTGCGAAATTGTTTCTCCAAAAGCGATGCCTCTCGAAACGAAGTGATGGATGGGGACTTAGGAGGTCAGATCATGTGATGTCACCAAGAGCAGCAAATTTGAGGCttcgagtgatggttgcttcaactTGTTGTAATCCTCTGGTTCCTTGTCGATGACCGGCTAAGCATGTCGGCAAAGTCACATTTGAGGGTGCCATCCTTCGAAGCACTTGTACGGCGATTATGAAAACGAAGCAGTGGGAAAAAAAGGCTAGCAACTCACAGCTGGACGCCAGACAAAAAAGTTGACCGTTGgtggaagaaaaaagaaaacaaccgCTGGATATTTATTTGGCAAAACACCCATGAATGGGAGAGTCATGTTCATCCGGAATACACAGCACGGGGAGCCATGCATAGCATAGTGCTGGCAGCTGcacgcatgtactccctccgttttaaaatacttgacttccatttgtctaaaaatggatgtacctatacactaaaacatgtctagatacatctatattttgacaaataaaaggcatgtattgtggaacggagggggtTCTCCAGTTGCATCCGTCCATCCATGCTGCGTCGCATGCATATACCGATCTACGACGTACACATCCAGGAATATGCCACAGCTCGCTAATTAAGCTTACGCCGTCCTCCATTAATCCTTGTGTGCTTCATATTTTGTGGCGGGTACCTTTGTCCTATCGTTTGTATGCTTAATGATCTGACCGAGGGCATTTTCGTCAAATTGGTGTGGTTTTAGTCGGCAGCGTACGTGTCTGGCCCTTCCCCTCTACAATTCCTGCAATGTCGATGGATGCCATGCAATGTCCTTGCTCGATTGCCGGGGAGAAGGATTCACTTTCACCAACCGTATTAATTGCTTTAGACTTTTTTAGATACGAATATATTTAACACTAAAAACAtgtttagatacatccgtatctagacaaatagaCAAGtaattaggaatggagagagtagtaAATAAAGAGAGGAATAGTTGGATCATCACATGCAGACCACTAAAAGAAAATAGCCTCAACACAACCCATCTGATGAATGAGATCCATGAGCAGGGAATCAAAAGACAATGCGTAGGACAAATACAGGGAGGTTAATTATGTCACGGCttgtcccccgcaaaaaaaaattatGTCACGGCTTGTGCTCGTTGATGAAATGCTTTTGAAGGCTCAGCTCAAAACTATCTCACCAATGTGCGATAATGAAAGTATTTCGACTAACATAATTTAAACAGTTATTTTGATATATTCTCATATTCTCCACCTGttgtaattatttatttattttactttttacTACCTATAATTTAAACAGTTATTTACGCTCCCATACCCCATTTTCCAAATCGCAAAAGCTTCATAACCTCTACATCCCTTGGTCAAATCattccactcctttgaaggaaaagAGAGACGAGCCACCGGTCTATATTTCCAATGAAGGAATTTGGGTTCGCCTTTGAGTTTATTGAGTAATTGTTATTCTTAGGGGGCTAAACCTCTGTACTAGCTGAGACTAACGGCATAGATTTCTAGTCTTGTATCAAAAATTGTCctttgttgaaatatattgcccgcctcTCTCCATAACACGCATCCAggagaggaatcaacttgtgacttACCCCGTTGTTTGTAAAAGTTTGGACTccccctcaaggtctaccactagtggttaagAATTGCCTTCATGGTGATATCACAAGAATAAGAGGGTAACCTTCATGGTAACACCTACCCCTCTGACGGTGACAAGTTTTCtttcaaggaagtgaacatcggaatACATCTTCGTCTGTGTGGTGTTTGGTTGTTCCTAACCGTAACTCATTTACTTGTGGTTAACTTTGCTCACTTGACCTTGCATGCATCATGTACTTGTATATCTCACCGTAGCATTGTTTTGGCCCACACTTTTCCACGTAGCCTAAACTTGCTAATAATCAAAGTAAATTAGTAGTTGTCCCTATTCACCCCTCTAGGTCCAGTTTGATCCTTTCACTATCCCTATCTCCATGACCACCCGATCCCTCTGCTGGCTCCGCCTTTTGTTGATTCCCAAAGTATACAAAAAAGAGAGGTATGGCTTGTAAACCAGTAGTAAATGGCACTTGTCGCAGTAATAAAAAGATGCAAATGGTGCGTGGCACTATGGTGGGGCACCCATACATGCTCACTGATGCTGGCCATGCTCTATATATACATGCATCCTTGCCAGGTTATGGACACCCAATCTCCATCCATCATTGCCGATTGATCCTTGATTCATCAGCCGAGAGCCGGAGATTGATCATGCCTATGGCAGCAGCACAGGGCAAGCTGAGTCCGGAGGCCATGGACAACGAAGTCATCAGCAACGGCAGCGCCAAGGACTACCTGGACCCTCCTCCGGCGCCGCTGGTCGACGCAGGCGAGCTGGGCAAGTGGTCTTTGTACCGTGCCGTCATCGCCGAGTTCACAGCTACACTGCTCTTCGTTTACGTCGCCTTGGCCACCGTAGTCGGCCACAAGCGCCAGACCGACGCCCAGGCGTGCAGCGGCGCCGGCGTGTTGGGCATCGCGTGGGCCTTCGGCGGCACGATCGCCGTCCTTGTCTACTGCACCGCCGGCATCTCCGGCGGCCACATCAACCCCGCGGTGACGTTCGGGCTGCTTCTGGCGCGCAAGGTCTCCCTTCCCCGAGCCTTCCTGTACATGGTGGCGCAGTGCGTGGGCGCCATCTGCGGCGCGGCGTTGGTGAGGGCCGTGCACGGCGGCCACCACTACGCGCTCTACGGGGGCGGCGCCAACGAGCTGGCGCCCGGATACTCCAGGACGGCGGGGCTCATCGCGGAGATTGCCGGCACCTTCGTGCTCGTGTACACCGTGTTCTCGGCGACCGACCCGAAGCGCATCGCCTGGGACCCGCACGTCCCGGTGCTGGCGCCGCTGCTCATCGGGTTCGCCGTGCTCATGGCGCACCTCGCCACCATCCCCGTCACCGGCACCGGTATCAACCCGGCGAGGAGCTTTGGCGCCGCCGTGGTGTACAACGACAAGAAAGCTTGGGACGACCAGTGGATGTTCTGGGTTGGCCCGTTCATCGGCGCCGCCGTGGCCATGGTGTACCACCAGTACATCCTCAGGAACAGCTCCATCTTCCGGTCCAACTACGATGGCGCAGTCTAGCTacttccatccatccatccattgatGCGTTCCGTATCTACTAGTAGATGAGTCGAGATCCACATTATGGATGGATCCACCGTGTGGCTGTTAAAATCGCTGGTCAATTAGTATGTTGTCGTGTTACTGAACGTATGTATGCATTGTATTGTATGTTAGTGTTGGGCTTAAGTGTTAGCTAGTTACTGCAAGAGATAACACACCCCATGCATGCCATGACTATCtagtgagagaaaccaaaatactaCTTCCCATGATTTTTGTACTTGTCTTCACTTTCCAACTTTCACTTTGCAactatttttatttttcattttaccAGTTTTGGCTCTCACTTTTTTTCCTAATCAGCAGTGTCACTCACGTCACATTCATGTTTTCTTTTTCTATGTCACGTCATCTCTCTTCACTCTCCTTGTAATTTGATGTTAGTTGACATTTTACACTGAATGATTGCTAGTCTACTGCGATAAAATTCAATTTTGTCAATGCGGTTTGAGTTGGGACACAGGATTTGAAGTTAAAACCAAGACGTTAACCCTATGTCTATTTCGTATGAAATTTAACCAGATTGGCCGGTCACTAAATTACTTGCGCTTTACGGGAATCTTTCAAATTTTCCTGTGTAGTTATAATTTAAAACCCAAAAAATTAACTTGAAGCTAATACATCATGTGGTTTCTCTCAAACCCTATATATGTCATATAGTAGTGTTCCTATGTAAATTAGTTCATTCATCAGCATCATGCACCGGATCCGCATCTGCAtgtacatgcatgcatgccatACAGCATACAGGCAGGGTGCAGTGACCACCGTACCACGTACATGCAGGGGGTACTACTGCCCGCAGGGTTGTGAATGTGGACAAATTTTCAATTGGATCTGAATTTGATGCGTGAATTAATGTGTCAGGTCATATATATACATGGCGCCAAATTAGCTGAATTACCTTGCGTGCAATGCATAGTAATTCTCCTAGTATTTGACACTTTACTTCAACTGCTTTGTTCCGCGGCGTTGCATGGGCGTACGTGTCTAGCTGGACCAGTCGAGGTGTCAACGTAtgtgcgctgcgctccacagtcccTAGATTAGCTTCTTCCTCGGAGAGACAGACAGACTCGAAGAGAGGCCCAGACAAGGCCATGCATgcagctacatgcaaaaacaatcATGCATGCATCATCGTCGACAGTACCATTCCTTATTCTCCTACCATTATTCCTTTTTTCACGCAATCTCACTAGTCTTAGTTATCTCTTCTTAACCCATCCGTGACATGTAGAATTGTAGATGTTGGGAGTACATACTCCTACCAAGTTTTACCATGTTTCATTTCCTGCTTAGGGTTTATGGTTATCAAGTTTTAATAGTTGTGACTTGCTGAAATTCTGAAATTTTGTCAAAGCTTATTCAAGGTTGTTCTTGTTTCAAAGCTCTCGTCGCAAGGAACATGGATATGCAAAACAAGCAGAAATTGCACTTTTGTTTCAAAAGATATAATAGATTCAAATTCAAAAGTTAAAAGAAAAACATGGGAGGTGAGATGCGTGGCATATGCCAAATGTGGCATGCATGGAACCCATCTAAATTAATTAAGGACTAAAACATATGCAAAGGCCAAACAGGTTTCCGAATCGTGACGCAATCGTGCGGCCCAGGATGCCCTCAGAAAAGTGTGATTGCGCCCCCACACCCAGGTGTCACAAGTACACCCAAAGAACTAGGAAATGAAGAAACAATTTATGTGATTAGTAGGGGATTGATTATGTCACAGGTATGGAATGGGGAGTAACAATTTAACAAAATCTTACACATTATTAGATCGATATGTCGATGGTTAATTTGTGTGGTTATTCTTCCTCACACAGTACGTCAAGTTTCTGTataactaatactccctccgtccgaaaatacttgtcttagaaatggttgaaaatgaatgtatctataactaaaataagtctagatacaatcatttttaggacaagtatttccggacggaggaagtaggtGGGAGTAGAATTTCTGTAGTCTTACCCAATGGCTGAAATTCACTGGATGCTGCTCACGTGCATGGGTTTCCCGGGGAACAAGCACAGTGAAGGGCCGTAGTTGTGCAGCAGCAGTAGTGTGATCGAGACCGGCGGCCGGTGTGAAAATATATGGACAAATCTTGCTGCCGTCTAATTGAATTTGAATCGGAATGAATGGTGTCACATGATTCATACCGGCCGTATAGTAGTATCTCTCTCCCCTGATTTTTACAAATAATACCGGCCGTGTGGTGTGGTCAACCGGCCGGGACCATACACATGCATATGCAAAGTCAGTGTACACGTACTACGCAGGAAGACATTGCTTTCTGGATCTCCTAAATATTTTGTTGCATGCCTATGCTTACGTACATAGTTGGTCACATGCATGGGTTTCCCGGGGAACAAGAACAAAACATAATCTACTGTAAAATGTTTAATTTTAGTCGGCAGTGCCGGTGTACGTACGAACGAGCAGCTTGCTTGCTGGTCCCTCCTTCCCACACCAACGCCACCCGGTTTTTGTACATACTACACCGTGGAATGTTGCTCAAAAGATTTTGATAGATCAGTGTAGGTATATATCAAGAGAGTATATAACACAAAACTCGTGCCTTTCATATTAGAAACAGTGTAGgtatccccgcaaaaaaaaaaaaaaaaacagtgtaGGCTTAAGAGCATCTACATGCGCGGCCACCAAATCCCGCTCCTCAAACACCCGCGGATGCATCTGTGGGCACTGACCAGGCGCTCCTTAAATCGTGGCATTCACATATATGTATCTCATATCCGATACTTTATATCCATACTAAAGCATGCAAAATGAATAAAACTATGTAGATCATCAAACGAACATAAACAGACATAGAAATGCACATTTCGTTCATCAAAAATCACCAACGGATGTCCAATAGATCCACAATCCCTATTTGGCCCACAAACCTGGGTGGAGCCTCCAACCACACAACCTACCGGCTGAGACGCAATCGGCCAGTCTAgtgctgtttttttcttctgtttttcttttatttttttggttttctattTTTTGATTTAATTTtcattccctttttattttttattttcatttttatatCTCATCTCTCAGTTTCTTTATTTTGAGTTTGTTTCCGCTGGGTTTTTCTGGTTTTCAATTTATATTGTTTCAATGTAAGGTGAATATTTTTTATTATATGCTGAATTTTTTCCAATATACAGTGAAAAATTTCTATATACAAACTCAAGATTTTATTAAGTATAGTGAACCTTTTATAAATACAGTTAACTTTTTTAACGTACCATGAACTTTTTTATAATGTACAGTGAACTTTTTAAATATAGACTGCACTTTTAAATTAAATACATTTTTTtctaatatatatgtatatattgaTTTTAAAATATTTTAGGTCTTTCGAAAATCCTAAAattgtttattaaaaaaacgcCTTTAAAACTGCAGAGAAAAAAAAACTAAACCAGCTCAAATGAGCATGCAGCGTGGGCGGGCCCATTTGCACCTGGCTTCAGGCGTTGGGTCACCTATTAGACGGTCTCAGGCATCAAATAGGAGCACTTGATGGTCGGTTCAGAGGGAAAATGAGGGAGGGGGTGAAAGGAGGGAGAGAAGAATATGGCTAGTCAGGCACAAGTTAAAAAGAAGGCATTTCCTTTTATATTCAACGGTCGAAAcactataaaataaaataaatacagATATGTTTCATAAATAAATGTCATATAGCTATTTTGAATATTTATGATGTAGGAGTAGTTAAATAAGTACACTAAAAatcaaaaatcaaaataaatataaGTACACACTCAAGCTAGCTCTCAACCGTGCGAATAATAAATGAAGTGTCCTAAGTAACCAAGAGCTCTTGTTATCTACACTGATGAAATTAGGCCAATATTATAGCATACATATATGTCCATTCACGGAGATTCAAACGGCGTGGATCGATCAATACCGATGGGAACTAGGACAAGAGTATAGCAAGCATTGCTCATACATCGTCAAGTAGCATATGAGTTTGGAGAGCCATGTTTGGGGACTAGGCGACGCGCAAATTTTCTCCCGCATTTGTCCGTGGACAAGAGGGGGCCAATCCACATACATGAATATGGGGGAGAGCCATCCAATGCTGCCCGTATACATTTGGCCAACAATtcaaactaaccggacgaaatttatTCAAACATGGCGGATTTCATTCAAGTCCGGTTATAATTTACATAAAAAGGTCGATATTTCAACCGTATAACaaaaaaactatgaaaaaaaaatctaaaacCTATACCGGACGACCACCTCGTATGTGTGGCCGCCCTGCCctgccgcgccgccgtcgccgtcattGCCGTCATCATGGTTGTCATCGTCGACGTCGTGGTCCCTCCAGCGGTGGAACGGTACCGGAGGGCCACGACAACCTTGTCCAATGATTGCCTGCCGCTCGCGGAGGAGCTTCTACATATATACAATCTACGAAATACAGACAATGGAACCTTCATACTCGTATAAGTTGAAGCAAGTAAGCACCTCACAAAGAACTGAATATGCAGCTTCACAATTCCCTTGCCGATCCAGTCCACATTAGATCATATATTGGTTCATCAATTACTTGTTAGCATGTAATCCCGCAATCCAACACAAACATAGCCCATTAATTCATCACAAACACGAACTCGGCGACCCCGAATTCAGGGACAACGAAAGAAAGAAAAAGATCATGACCTTGTTGGAATTGGGTATCAGGCTCTGGAAATCTTCTTGCCGATCCTGCTCCTCTGCCGCTGTGGCCCAATCAATGATCAAACCCAACAAGAAATTAATAATTAGCTATTGAAAAGGGCAAGAAGAGAAAAGAAAAGCTCACAGCGGCAACCAAGGTCGTCACCATGTTCTCCAATTCCGCTCCTCTGCCTGTGGCCCAATCAACGATCAACTCCAATAGGCAATTAATAATTAGCACTTGAACATGGAAAGAAAAGAAGCAAAGCCCACGACGGCAAGGCCATCACCTTCTCAGAGTGGTTGTGCATGGTGCACCTTAGTGGGATACATCTGCAAGTAAAAGACACATCATGCAAATTTACTTGCGCTTAATGAAGGATTGGGGCATAAGAATACCTACATGATTCCATATTTAACTCGGTAGCAAGACCAACACTTCAATTCAAAGTAAGAGATGTCCATTGCTGAACACTTCCTACACCAAACAAACAACATGCATATGGATATTATCCCTCACTAACCGGTAAACTTGCACACACACCCTGCCACCACTATTTCAACCTAACCATACCACTATATTAACAACATACCAAATAATCAAGCGGCATTGCAAATTTTCGTATGGAGGGGTTTCTGGAAACAGGGAGATAAATATACCAATTTACATGGAACATCCGTGCGCTAAGAATCTATCTTCCTCCTACTTCTttgccctccctctctccctcctcctcctgttaGCCAAGACAACAAATCAAAGCATCAAAGCTAGCAAATAAAAAAGGATACAACAGGGGAAAGTACCACCATGAAAACCAAGTCAAACCACTATAATTTTTTTAGCAAGCAACATACACTCAAGAACCACATGGCTGCAGCAGGCGCATGCTATCACTGTGCAGATCGAACATATATTTTTCAGGCTAGGGCACACCACGTGCACCACCAAATCATAGTTGGTCGCATGCCTTGTGAATCTTACGTGTGCAAGTCTCATGCTTGAATCCTTGGTGAGAGAGATTGGAGGAGGAGCAGGGAGGAAGAGAAGAAAGTTGGGGGAGGAGAAAAGGAGAGGAGAAGAGCTCACCTTTTCGAAGCTACGAACTGCGATGACAATGCTCGAAGAATGACAACATGCGAGGGGTGCGCAAGATCCTTCAATCCTCTCCATCTTCCCCTGCCGCTGCAAGGATGGTGGAAGGTGAGCGGGCGAGCTCCCAGGAACAGacgggaggcggcggggcggaggagAGTGGGGATTTTTTTACTGTGTACGTGTGGAGGCTAGGGTTTTTACTCATCCACATAATCCAATTGCACCCAAACCAGGGAAAAACCCATCTCGTTTACTCGACCCCACACGACCTAACAGTTAACGAGACCCATCTATCATCGACTCTGGTTGAAATCATAGATGTGCAACACAATTGGACGGACGAGCTAACGCCATCCAATCAAAACGTATGACATTTACCACATCGTTCGGCCTAGCATGGTAGACCAGCATCCTTTCCAAGTTAGATGAGTAATGCAGATATAGAAGATAATGGAAGCATTACCCAAACTAAGAGATACTATCTTTGTCCTCGTTTATTGGTCTCTTTTGTAATTTGCGCCaatttttgaccaaatatttaattaataaaatgttaatgcatgtcaacaaaaattatatcgttggatttgttTT is drawn from Triticum dicoccoides isolate Atlit2015 ecotype Zavitan chromosome 4A, WEW_v2.0, whole genome shotgun sequence and contains these coding sequences:
- the LOC119289338 gene encoding aquaporin PIP2-5-like, producing the protein MPMAAAQGKLSPEAMDNEVISNGSAKDYLDPPPAPLVDAGELGKWSLYRAVIAEFTATLLFVYVALATVVGHKRQTDAQACSGAGVLGIAWAFGGTIAVLVYCTAGISGGHINPAVTFGLLLARKVSLPRAFLYMVAQCVGAICGAALVRAVHGGHHYALYGGGANELAPGYSRTAGLIAEIAGTFVLVYTVFSATDPKRIAWDPHVPVLAPLLIGFAVLMAHLATIPVTGTGINPARSFGAAVVYNDKKAWDDQWMFWVGPFIGAAVAMVYHQYILRNSSIFRSNYDGAV